A genomic segment from Nodularia sphaerocarpa UHCC 0038 encodes:
- a CDS encoding glutamate-5-semialdehyde dehydrogenase, with protein sequence MTMIQDTSGLIAIAQKTRASASKLALLDSEGKNQALEAIAQALELAKDEIIQANMADCQAASAEGIAKPLYKRLQLDEHKLRDAITGVRDVAKLADPVGQVQIHRELDTGLVLKRITCPLGVLGIIFEARPEAAIQIVSLAIKSGNGVILKGGKEAIRSCEAIVKAIKQGLSQTAVNSDAVQLLTTRSETLELLNLDKYVDLIIPRGSNSFVQFVQDNTRIPVLGHAEGICHLYIDQAADIAKAIKVTVDAKIQYAAACNAIETLLIHQSIAADILPKIAEALEKVDVELKGDQRTLEILPNIAKATDTDWETEYSDFILAIKIVDSIEDAIAHINEYGSRHTEAIITEDLAAVETFFGLVNAAGVFHNCSTRFADGFRYGFGAEVGISTQQMPPRGPVGLEGLITYKYQMTGNGHIVATYTGENAQSFTHQDLG encoded by the coding sequence ATGACTATGATTCAAGATACTTCTGGTTTAATTGCGATCGCTCAAAAAACCCGCGCCTCTGCTAGTAAATTGGCACTTCTGGACAGTGAAGGGAAAAATCAAGCCTTAGAAGCGATCGCTCAAGCTTTGGAATTAGCAAAAGACGAGATAATACAGGCAAATATGGCTGATTGTCAAGCCGCATCTGCTGAAGGTATTGCCAAACCACTGTATAAACGGTTGCAATTAGATGAACATAAATTAAGAGATGCGATCACTGGAGTGCGAGATGTGGCTAAATTAGCAGATCCAGTGGGACAGGTGCAGATTCACCGCGAACTGGATACAGGTTTAGTTCTCAAGCGCATAACTTGTCCTTTGGGTGTGTTGGGAATTATTTTTGAAGCCCGTCCAGAAGCAGCGATTCAAATTGTTTCCCTGGCGATTAAATCAGGTAACGGTGTAATTCTCAAAGGTGGAAAAGAAGCGATTCGTTCTTGTGAAGCCATAGTTAAAGCCATTAAACAAGGATTATCTCAAACTGCGGTTAACTCAGATGCAGTGCAGTTATTAACAACGAGATCAGAAACTTTAGAACTTTTAAATTTAGATAAATATGTAGACTTAATTATTCCCAGAGGTTCCAATTCCTTTGTGCAGTTTGTCCAGGATAATACTCGCATTCCCGTATTAGGACACGCCGAGGGAATCTGTCATCTATATATAGATCAAGCTGCTGATATTGCCAAAGCTATTAAAGTTACAGTTGATGCTAAAATTCAATACGCTGCTGCTTGTAATGCCATAGAAACTTTATTAATTCACCAATCAATAGCCGCAGACATTTTACCAAAAATTGCCGAAGCTTTGGAAAAAGTTGATGTAGAATTAAAAGGTGATCAACGTACCTTAGAGATATTACCAAATATTGCCAAAGCCACAGATACAGACTGGGAAACAGAATACAGTGATTTTATTTTAGCGATTAAAATAGTAGACTCAATAGAAGATGCGATCGCTCACATTAACGAATATGGTTCCCGTCATACAGAAGCCATCATCACAGAAGACTTAGCAGCAGTAGAAACCTTCTTTGGACTCGTGAATGCAGCCGGAGTATTTCATAATTGTTCTACCCGATTTGCTGATGGTTTCCGCTACGGATTTGGGGCAGAAGTAGGAATAAGCACCCAACAAATGCCGCCCCGTGGTCCAGTCGGCTTAGAAGGATTAATCACCTACAAATATCAAATGACTGGTAACGGTCATATTGTCGCCACATACACCGGAGAAAACGCCCAATCATTTACACATCAAGATTTAGGATAA
- the aroC gene encoding chorismate synthase translates to MGNTFGHLFRITTFGESHGGGVGVIIDGCPPQLEITAEEIQVELDRRRPGQSKITTPRKEADTCEILSGVFAGKTLGTPIAIMVRNKDTRPQDYDEMAQTYRPSHADATYDAKYGIRNWQGGGRSSARETIGRVAAGAIAKKILRQVANIEIIGYVKRIKDLEGVIDPNTVTLEQVESNIVRCPDAECCDRMIELIEQIGREGNSIGGVVECVARNVPKGLGEPVFDKLEADIAKGVMSLPASKGFEIGSGFAGTLLTGIEHNDEFYIDENGEIRTVTNRSGGIQGGISNGENIVLRVAFKPTATIRKEQKTVTKEGEETVLAAKGRHDPCVLPRAVPMVEAMVALVLCDHLLRHHGQCQVL, encoded by the coding sequence ATGGGTAACACATTCGGGCATTTATTTCGCATTACTACATTTGGCGAGTCCCACGGCGGCGGTGTGGGGGTTATAATTGATGGCTGTCCTCCACAACTGGAAATTACAGCCGAAGAAATTCAAGTAGAATTAGACAGAAGACGACCGGGACAAAGCAAAATTACCACACCCCGCAAAGAAGCTGACACTTGCGAAATCCTGTCTGGAGTATTTGCAGGGAAAACCTTGGGAACACCCATAGCCATTATGGTGCGGAACAAAGACACCCGTCCCCAAGACTACGACGAGATGGCACAAACATATCGCCCATCCCACGCCGATGCTACCTATGATGCTAAATATGGCATTCGTAATTGGCAAGGTGGCGGCAGATCGTCAGCCCGTGAGACAATTGGTAGAGTTGCAGCTGGTGCGATCGCTAAAAAAATTCTCCGTCAAGTTGCTAATATTGAAATTATCGGTTACGTTAAGCGCATCAAGGATTTAGAAGGCGTAATAGATCCCAATACCGTCACCTTAGAACAAGTCGAAAGCAATATTGTACGCTGTCCCGATGCAGAATGCTGCGATCGCATGATTGAATTAATCGAACAAATAGGTAGAGAAGGTAATTCCATCGGCGGTGTAGTGGAATGTGTAGCCCGGAATGTACCCAAAGGTTTAGGCGAACCAGTATTTGATAAATTAGAAGCAGATATTGCCAAAGGTGTGATGTCTCTCCCCGCTAGCAAAGGCTTTGAAATTGGTTCAGGTTTTGCCGGGACATTATTAACAGGAATTGAACATAACGACGAATTTTATATTGATGAAAACGGAGAAATTCGCACCGTCACCAACCGTTCTGGAGGCATTCAAGGGGGAATTTCCAACGGCGAAAATATTGTTTTGCGAGTTGCATTTAAACCCACAGCCACCATTAGAAAAGAGCAAAAAACAGTTACTAAAGAAGGGGAAGAAACAGTATTAGCAGCCAAAGGAAGACATGATCCTTGTGTTTTACCCCGTGCAGTTCCAATGGTTGAAGCGATGGTAGCATTAGTATTGTGTGACCATTTATTACGCCATCATGGGCAGTGTCAGGTGTTGTAA
- a CDS encoding DUF29 domain-containing protein, translated as MSKETGYEQDFLLWTQQQAELLKNGHWAELDIENLVEEIEALGRSEQKELGSYLQVLLMHLLKCQYQPECRTKSWENTLSNCRNQIQDCLEDTPSLQRYLQDSVWREKYYRRACRDAAKETQKSAETFPAECPFTIEKILDPSFLA; from the coding sequence ATGAGTAAAGAAACTGGTTATGAGCAAGATTTTCTGCTGTGGACGCAACAACAAGCCGAGTTGTTGAAAAACGGACATTGGGCTGAGTTAGATATTGAAAACTTGGTAGAGGAAATCGAGGCTTTGGGGCGCAGCGAACAGAAAGAACTCGGCAGCTATTTACAGGTGCTGTTAATGCACTTGCTCAAATGCCAGTATCAGCCAGAATGCCGAACCAAAAGCTGGGAGAATACCCTTTCTAACTGCCGAAATCAAATTCAAGATTGCTTAGAAGATACTCCCAGTTTGCAGCGTTATCTTCAAGATTCAGTGTGGAGAGAAAAATACTATCGTCGTGCTTGTCGAGATGCAGCGAAAGAAACTCAAAAGTCAGCAGAAACTTTTCCGGCTGAATGTCCGTTTACAATTGAGAAAATTCTTGACCCCAGTTTCTTAGCTTAA
- a CDS encoding ABC transporter permease, which produces MDNLNFFSDYLIASLRLAVPLVFAALGGMYSERSGVLNIALEGMLITGAFTSATATFYTGNPWLGILCALIAGGLVGLLHAFLCVSLYVNQLVSGLAINLVAAGVTSFLARLVFHGSSTQRLPGIEPLVIPGLANIPLLGSILFQQNIFVYLLIFIVAVSNYILVHTSFGLTLRAVGEYPQAAATTGVAVSKVRYWAVILSGCLASFGGAYLTLVQIRFFTENMSAGKGFIAIAALIFGRWHPIGITLACLLFGATEALQLRIQALDYNIPYQFLAMLPYAIALLALLGLAGKSRPPQGLGVPYSPENRQDS; this is translated from the coding sequence ATGGATAACCTTAATTTCTTCTCTGACTACTTAATTGCTAGTCTGCGTTTAGCCGTACCCCTAGTATTTGCAGCCCTTGGGGGAATGTATTCTGAACGGTCAGGAGTCCTAAATATTGCCCTAGAAGGAATGTTAATTACTGGTGCTTTTACCAGTGCAACGGCTACGTTTTACACGGGTAATCCTTGGCTGGGGATTCTCTGTGCTTTAATTGCTGGGGGATTAGTCGGTTTACTCCACGCTTTTTTATGCGTAAGTTTATACGTCAATCAATTAGTCTCAGGTTTAGCGATTAATCTGGTGGCTGCTGGGGTAACATCTTTTTTAGCACGGTTAGTATTTCATGGCAGTAGCACTCAAAGATTACCAGGAATTGAGCCTTTAGTCATTCCTGGTTTGGCGAATATACCTCTACTGGGATCTATATTGTTTCAGCAAAATATTTTCGTATATTTACTGATATTTATAGTTGCTGTCAGTAACTATATTTTAGTTCACACGAGCTTTGGATTGACGTTACGGGCTGTAGGTGAATATCCCCAAGCTGCGGCGACCACTGGGGTTGCAGTCTCAAAGGTGCGATATTGGGCTGTAATTCTCAGTGGCTGTCTTGCTAGTTTCGGAGGTGCTTATTTGACTTTGGTACAAATACGATTTTTTACCGAAAATATGAGTGCGGGGAAAGGATTTATTGCGATCGCTGCTTTAATCTTTGGTAGGTGGCATCCTATAGGTATTACTCTGGCTTGTTTGTTATTTGGCGCGACTGAAGCTTTACAGTTACGAATTCAAGCCCTAGATTATAACATTCCCTATCAGTTTCTCGCTATGTTACCCTATGCGATCGCTTTATTGGCATTACTGGGATTAGCTGGTAAATCTAGACCCCCCCAGGGCTTAGGTGTTCCTTACTCGCCAGAAAATCGCCAAGATAGTTAA
- a CDS encoding zinc metalloprotease HtpX: protein MSLQSGLEAFQQKRYQEAVELLEEFSRSCVDHNSSDYLSAQMWLMKAYKSAGQIEKAKTLCQKLMASQNPKVRQWAETASQSFSQQPKTTQKAGRAAITGVKLAMGGVGGSLVLASAVTMTLMFGMVLVLSLNLVLILGSDNPLQGLFFAIAITLIFNIAAFFLSPWFMDLIQRWLYQTRWVELAQVESLSPETAKIIRQICRDNNLKTPRLGIIDDQNPTAFTYGSLPNSARLVVSQGLFTYLDDDEIATVYAHELGHIVHWDFAVMTVASTLVQICYLIYSTASRLGRGGDNIIQNSLQSAASVAYVFYIIGTYLLLYLSRTREYFADHFAAETTGNPNGLSRALVKIAYGILEEGARSPEPSRLIEGTRALGIYDHKAATSTGTAYRVASDTQKIGRVFLWDMFNPWGWWMELNSTHPLTGKRVRALSTYAEQLGLATEFDMGRVIGEGKTLNKNKLYGNFFLDILLYGAETIGFFAGLIIGFILLSTSANPGLIFGAPLIGLGLGILVKAFVMFPNYKQAPATDVLTLMSDPYASPLRGQPAKLAGSLIGRGDAGYKFGSDLKLQDRSGMLYLRYASRFGPIGNFLFGMKRVQSLIGEQVGAVGWFRRGVAPWMDLIQLQSENGTIVNSYHRFWSFILGGGSIILGVFLIISLSS, encoded by the coding sequence ATGTCATTGCAATCTGGATTAGAAGCCTTTCAACAAAAACGTTATCAGGAAGCGGTGGAATTACTCGAAGAATTCAGCCGTAGTTGCGTCGACCACAATTCCTCTGATTATCTTTCAGCACAGATGTGGCTGATGAAAGCCTATAAAAGTGCAGGCCAAATCGAAAAAGCGAAAACCCTGTGTCAAAAGTTAATGGCGAGTCAAAACCCCAAGGTGCGTCAATGGGCGGAAACAGCCAGCCAATCTTTTAGTCAACAGCCTAAGACTACGCAAAAAGCCGGACGTGCTGCTATTACTGGTGTCAAATTAGCGATGGGCGGTGTGGGCGGTAGTTTGGTTTTAGCTTCTGCTGTCACCATGACCTTGATGTTTGGTATGGTGTTGGTATTAAGCTTAAACTTAGTATTGATTTTGGGTAGTGACAATCCACTCCAAGGGTTATTCTTCGCGATCGCCATTACCTTAATTTTCAATATCGCCGCCTTTTTCCTGTCTCCCTGGTTCATGGACTTAATCCAACGCTGGCTTTACCAAACTCGCTGGGTAGAGTTAGCACAAGTGGAAAGCCTCAGCCCAGAGACAGCTAAAATCATTCGTCAAATCTGCCGGGATAACAATCTCAAAACCCCCCGGTTGGGAATCATTGACGACCAAAATCCCACCGCTTTTACCTATGGTTCCTTACCTAATAGCGCTCGTTTAGTAGTCAGTCAGGGACTTTTCACCTACCTGGATGATGATGAAATTGCTACCGTCTACGCCCATGAATTAGGACACATCGTCCATTGGGATTTTGCCGTGATGACAGTAGCTTCTACCTTAGTGCAGATTTGCTATTTAATTTACAGTACAGCCAGTAGATTGGGTCGTGGTGGCGATAACATCATCCAAAATTCTTTGCAATCTGCTGCTTCCGTTGCTTACGTGTTTTATATAATCGGCACTTATTTGTTACTGTACCTTTCCCGTACCAGAGAATATTTTGCCGACCACTTTGCCGCAGAAACGACAGGGAACCCCAATGGATTATCCCGCGCTTTGGTGAAGATTGCCTACGGTATTTTAGAAGAAGGAGCGCGATCGCCTGAACCCAGTCGGTTAATAGAAGGAACTCGTGCATTAGGTATTTATGACCATAAAGCCGCAACTTCCACCGGAACCGCCTATCGAGTTGCATCTGATACCCAAAAAATTGGGCGCGTCTTCTTGTGGGATATGTTTAACCCTTGGGGCTGGTGGATGGAATTAAATTCTACTCACCCCTTGACAGGTAAACGAGTTCGTGCATTGAGTACCTATGCGGAACAGTTAGGTTTAGCAACCGAGTTCGACATGGGAAGAGTTATCGGAGAAGGCAAAACTCTGAATAAGAATAAGCTTTACGGTAACTTCTTCTTAGACATCCTGCTATATGGTGCGGAAACTATTGGTTTCTTCGCAGGCTTAATAATTGGCTTCATTTTATTATCAACTTCCGCCAATCCAGGTTTAATATTTGGTGCGCCACTCATCGGCTTAGGGTTAGGAATACTCGTCAAAGCCTTTGTGATGTTTCCTAACTACAAGCAAGCACCAGCCACCGACGTTCTCACCTTAATGTCAGATCCCTATGCTAGTCCTTTACGGGGACAACCCGCAAAACTCGCAGGTTCACTAATTGGTCGTGGTGACGCTGGTTATAAATTTGGTTCCGATTTAAAACTCCAAGACCGTAGCGGTATGCTATATCTGCGTTACGCCTCACGCTTTGGCCCCATCGGTAACTTCTTATTTGGGATGAAGCGAGTACAAAGCCTAATTGGTGAACAAGTCGGGGCTGTGGGTTGGTTCCGCCGGGGTGTAGCACCTTGGATGGATTTGATCCAACTCCAGAGTGAAAATGGCACCATTGTCAATAGTTACCATCGTTTTTGGTCATTCATCCTGGGCGGTGGATCAATTATCCTGGGAGTGTTTCTGATTATATCTTTGAGTTCCTAG
- a CDS encoding BMP family protein has product MTINFNRRKFVLSGSATFATSLLLKACGSNETPVSISGSDFKIAIALPGVITDQAWNQSGYEGVNLAKQKLNAEIAYVEQIAQADQTEVLTDFARKGYNLVFAHGGQFDAAIEQVAAQFPQTFFVGVNGNTKAENVASLRIDHLQGSYLCGMIGAAVTKSNKLAYIAGQKFTATEEELRGFELGAKSVKPNIQILSTFTGDWNDVAKAKEATLALISSGADVIYQWLDSAGNAVLQAASDRGVYAFGNTKDQLDTAPKAVLTSAVKRLDIAIAYLAEMAKQKQLQGQIYTIGLERPDILSLGKFGVNVPEAVQQNALKVKQEIVDQKITFASCQEAGKDTRCVKKA; this is encoded by the coding sequence ATGACTATAAATTTTAACCGCCGTAAATTTGTTTTATCTGGTTCAGCTACTTTTGCTACTAGCTTATTGCTGAAAGCTTGTGGTAGTAATGAAACTCCTGTTAGTATTAGTGGGTCAGATTTTAAAATAGCGATCGCACTGCCTGGGGTGATTACTGATCAAGCTTGGAATCAGTCTGGTTACGAAGGCGTAAACCTAGCTAAACAAAAGCTAAATGCAGAAATTGCCTATGTGGAACAAATAGCCCAAGCAGATCAAACAGAAGTATTAACAGATTTTGCCCGCAAGGGTTATAATTTGGTATTCGCCCACGGTGGACAATTTGACGCAGCTATAGAACAAGTCGCCGCCCAATTTCCCCAGACATTTTTTGTCGGTGTCAATGGTAATACCAAGGCAGAAAATGTTGCTTCTTTGCGAATTGATCACTTGCAAGGTAGTTATTTATGTGGGATGATTGGCGCTGCTGTAACTAAATCTAATAAACTAGCTTATATTGCTGGACAAAAATTTACCGCTACAGAAGAAGAACTCCGAGGATTTGAATTAGGTGCAAAATCAGTTAAACCTAATATTCAAATTCTTTCGACATTTACAGGTGATTGGAATGATGTTGCTAAAGCCAAAGAAGCTACACTCGCATTAATTTCTTCAGGGGCTGATGTGATTTATCAATGGTTAGATAGTGCTGGAAACGCAGTTTTACAAGCAGCCAGTGATCGAGGAGTTTATGCTTTTGGAAATACTAAAGACCAGCTAGATACTGCCCCAAAAGCAGTGTTAACCAGTGCGGTGAAACGTTTGGATATAGCAATAGCCTATTTAGCAGAAATGGCAAAACAAAAACAACTCCAAGGACAGATATATACTATCGGTTTGGAAAGACCAGATATATTATCTTTAGGTAAATTTGGCGTAAATGTCCCGGAAGCAGTGCAACAAAATGCTTTAAAAGTCAAACAAGAAATTGTTGACCAAAAAATTACTTTTGCAAGTTGTCAAGAAGCTGGAAAAGATACACGCTGTGTTAAAAAAGCTTGA
- a CDS encoding bestrophin family protein: protein MIVEKQNWLQVALQIKGSVIPAIFPRLILCSGLGFIVSVIHYYGYDLPQQIFSSVINNVAYNLVLGLLMVFRTNTAYSRYWEGRQIWGTIVINSLNLGRKIRLLVLEKEPIDGDNKTAAVKLLSAFSIATKLQLRRLPVNSELETLLTPAQYLEIKDAKSPPLRIALWIGDYLKQQQNQNRLTIFELIAMNTALDKMVEGFIGCERILTTPVPLAYTIYLKRVLLIYCLILPLQLVYNLNWWTAPIVAVISFILLGVEEIANQIENPFGLEPNDLPVDQICTKLVTNLEDLMSADLKFK, encoded by the coding sequence ATGATTGTGGAAAAACAAAATTGGTTACAAGTGGCTTTACAAATCAAAGGTTCAGTAATTCCAGCAATTTTTCCCCGACTAATTTTGTGCAGTGGATTAGGATTTATCGTATCTGTAATTCACTACTACGGCTATGACTTACCACAGCAAATTTTTAGTAGTGTAATTAATAATGTAGCCTACAACCTTGTCTTAGGCTTATTAATGGTATTTCGCACAAATACCGCATATAGTAGATATTGGGAAGGTAGGCAAATCTGGGGAACAATAGTTATTAATAGTTTAAACTTAGGTAGAAAAATTAGGCTATTAGTTTTAGAAAAAGAACCCATTGATGGAGACAACAAAACAGCAGCCGTAAAATTATTAAGTGCCTTTTCCATCGCCACGAAATTACAACTACGACGCTTACCCGTCAATAGCGAATTAGAAACCTTACTGACACCAGCACAATATTTAGAAATCAAAGATGCAAAAAGCCCACCCTTAAGAATTGCCTTATGGATTGGCGATTATCTCAAACAGCAGCAAAACCAAAATCGCCTCACAATATTTGAACTAATAGCCATGAATACCGCATTAGATAAAATGGTAGAAGGATTCATCGGTTGTGAACGAATTTTAACAACACCAGTCCCCTTAGCATATACAATATATCTCAAGAGAGTTTTATTAATATATTGTCTAATATTACCCTTACAACTTGTATATAACCTAAATTGGTGGACAGCGCCAATCGTCGCAGTCATCAGTTTTATTTTGCTAGGCGTAGAAGAAATTGCCAATCAAATAGAAAACCCCTTTGGACTCGAACCCAACGACTTACCAGTAGATCAAATTTGCACCAAACTCGTCACAAACCTAGAAGACTTAATGAGTGCAGATTTAAAATTTAAATAA
- a CDS encoding Uma2 family endonuclease, whose protein sequence is MIATPQPQKMSIDQYLAWEPLQDCRYEYVNGEICAMTGGTIPHNDIALNLYRALYPHLRPRGCRINVADVKVQVNTESPYFYPDVVISCDPRDLNARKFIQYPKIIVEVLSPGTEAKDRGGKFAFYRTMPSLQEYIIIESEKIGVEFYRRGEGRMWLYSPYTIGDNITIESVDFSCAIDLIYEGVSWEI, encoded by the coding sequence ATGATTGCCACCCCTCAACCTCAAAAAATGAGTATCGACCAATATCTTGCATGGGAACCATTACAAGATTGTCGCTATGAATACGTGAATGGCGAAATTTGCGCTATGACTGGCGGTACAATTCCCCATAATGATATTGCCTTAAATCTCTACAGAGCATTGTATCCCCATCTACGCCCTAGAGGTTGTCGCATCAACGTTGCCGATGTCAAAGTGCAAGTTAATACAGAAAGTCCGTATTTTTATCCTGACGTGGTGATTAGTTGTGATCCCAGAGATTTAAATGCACGCAAATTTATTCAGTATCCCAAAATAATTGTCGAAGTGCTTTCTCCTGGAACAGAAGCTAAAGATAGAGGAGGTAAGTTTGCTTTTTATCGCACCATGCCCAGTTTGCAAGAATATATCATAATTGAATCTGAGAAAATCGGAGTAGAGTTTTATCGTCGAGGAGAAGGCCGAATGTGGCTGTATTCCCCTTATACAATTGGTGATAATATTACTATAGAAAGTGTTGATTTTAGTTGTGCCATTGATTTGATTTATGAAGGCGTGAGTTGGGAGATATAA
- a CDS encoding ABC transporter permease, translated as MIRNQRFQILLPILAPLMAIASALIVGAILILMAGANPITAYTALFQESLTTYFGFGNTLTKMTPLLFTSLGVLVALRAGQFNIGGEGQIYLGALGSTLIGLYVPGLPAIIHIPLALVAGFGFGAIWGLIPGYLKAVRGVNEVITTLLLNYIAVNLISYLVQNPLKAPAAPSPYSPLIAKSAQLPIILPESLAHAGILLALLAAGLLWVLLVRSPLGYQIAAVGYNPTAAHYAHISVKNTIMLVMSLAGGLAGLAGASEVMGLKFRLFEQVSPGYGFDAIAIAFLSRGSISGVVLTSLFFAALRSGANVMQRSAGVPVTVIYAIQGLTVLFIAISLAIERQVKTQRNAKV; from the coding sequence ATGATTAGAAATCAACGCTTTCAAATCCTGCTACCAATTCTAGCACCGCTTATGGCGATCGCCTCTGCCCTGATCGTCGGTGCTATTCTCATATTAATGGCTGGTGCAAATCCCATCACTGCCTACACAGCTTTATTTCAAGAATCTCTCACTACTTACTTTGGCTTTGGTAACACCCTAACCAAAATGACACCGTTATTATTTACCAGTTTAGGTGTCTTAGTCGCATTGCGGGCTGGTCAATTTAATATCGGTGGTGAAGGACAAATTTACCTCGGTGCATTAGGTAGCACTTTAATCGGTTTATATGTGCCAGGATTACCAGCTATCATACACATTCCCCTAGCACTTGTGGCGGGGTTTGGTTTTGGTGCAATTTGGGGTTTGATACCTGGTTATCTCAAAGCTGTGCGGGGAGTCAACGAAGTCATCACTACCCTATTACTGAATTACATCGCCGTCAACTTAATTAGTTACTTAGTGCAGAACCCTTTAAAAGCACCAGCCGCACCTAGTCCTTATTCTCCATTGATTGCCAAATCTGCACAGTTGCCGATTATCTTACCCGAAAGTTTAGCCCATGCTGGCATTTTATTAGCATTACTCGCCGCCGGACTATTGTGGGTATTATTAGTGCGATCGCCTCTAGGATACCAAATCGCCGCCGTTGGTTATAACCCCACAGCCGCCCATTATGCCCACATCTCCGTCAAAAATACCATTATGCTAGTTATGTCATTAGCCGGTGGTTTAGCGGGGTTAGCAGGTGCATCTGAAGTCATGGGGTTGAAGTTCCGCTTATTTGAACAGGTGTCCCCAGGCTATGGATTTGATGCAATTGCGATCGCCTTTTTAAGTCGCGGTAGTATTAGTGGTGTAGTGTTAACTTCTTTATTCTTTGCCGCCTTACGTAGTGGTGCTAATGTTATGCAACGTAGTGCTGGCGTACCTGTAACCGTAATTTATGCTATTCAAGGATTAACAGTATTATTTATTGCTATCAGCCTCGCCATTGAAAGACAAGTAAAAACGCAAAGGAACGCTAAGGTTTAA
- a CDS encoding ABC transporter ATP-binding protein, with protein MNLRLENISKCFNSFVANDNISLSVDAGKIHGILGENGAGKTTLMNILSGVYQPDGGQIFLQDKPVKITSPNEAIKLGIGMIYQHFMLVPQLTVTENIILGRENSWRLNLRQKQEEITALSQAYGLEIDSTAKVEDLPVGTQQRVEILKVLYRQAKLLILDEPTAVLTPKEVASLIYILQQLAASGNTIIFISHKLEEVINLCDTVTVLRRGQVIATRRTKEVTPQQLAQLMVGREVALEVNKSASVPGKVILSVQNLEVADDRGIPAIRNVSFQLQAGEILGIAGVDGNGQRELADAIAGLRGINQGKIEFNDSCTWEKIGYIPEDRQKMGLVLQFSIAQNLILKACKKSPFCRHFLLQTPVIRNYAKVAMQEFDIRATGEDIQVSQLSGGNQQKVVLARELAGEPDLIVAMQPTRGLDVGATSAVHSRLLAERDRGAAILYISTELEEVMAMSDRIAVIYRGEFVAILDAQTATLEEIGLLMAEGTPRG; from the coding sequence ATGAATTTACGTTTAGAAAATATTAGCAAATGCTTTAACTCATTTGTTGCTAATGACAATATTAGCCTGAGTGTAGATGCTGGTAAAATTCATGGAATTTTAGGAGAAAATGGCGCGGGTAAGACCACTTTAATGAATATTCTCAGTGGTGTATATCAACCTGATGGGGGGCAGATTTTTCTACAGGATAAGCCAGTAAAAATTACTTCTCCAAATGAGGCGATAAAACTCGGTATAGGCATGATATATCAACATTTCATGCTTGTACCTCAGTTAACTGTTACCGAAAATATTATTTTGGGTAGAGAAAATAGTTGGCGTTTAAATTTGCGGCAAAAACAAGAAGAAATTACTGCTTTATCCCAGGCTTATGGGCTAGAAATTGACTCTACAGCTAAAGTGGAAGATTTACCTGTGGGGACACAACAAAGAGTAGAAATTCTCAAGGTTTTATATCGCCAAGCTAAACTATTAATTCTCGATGAACCAACAGCAGTTCTGACACCAAAGGAAGTCGCATCATTAATTTATATTTTACAACAATTGGCGGCATCTGGCAATACTATTATTTTTATTAGTCACAAGTTAGAAGAAGTAATTAATCTCTGCGATACAGTTACAGTGTTGCGGCGAGGTCAGGTAATCGCAACAAGAAGAACTAAAGAAGTAACTCCACAGCAATTAGCCCAATTGATGGTCGGGCGGGAAGTAGCTTTAGAAGTAAATAAATCTGCATCTGTGCCGGGAAAGGTGATATTATCAGTCCAAAATTTAGAAGTTGCTGATGATCGGGGTATTCCTGCTATTCGTAATGTTTCATTCCAATTGCAAGCTGGGGAAATTTTGGGAATTGCTGGTGTAGATGGTAATGGACAGCGAGAATTAGCTGATGCGATCGCCGGGTTAAGAGGTATCAATCAGGGTAAGATTGAATTTAATGATTCTTGTACCTGGGAGAAAATCGGGTACATTCCTGAAGATAGGCAAAAAATGGGTTTAGTGTTGCAGTTTAGCATTGCCCAAAACTTGATTTTAAAAGCTTGTAAAAAATCACCATTTTGCCGACATTTTTTATTACAAACACCAGTTATCAGAAATTATGCCAAAGTTGCAATGCAGGAGTTTGATATTCGGGCGACTGGGGAAGATATCCAGGTAAGTCAACTATCGGGGGGAAATCAACAAAAGGTAGTTTTGGCGAGGGAATTAGCGGGAGAACCAGATTTAATTGTCGCTATGCAACCCACACGGGGATTAGATGTAGGGGCGACAAGTGCAGTTCATTCTCGATTATTAGCAGAACGCGATCGCGGTGCGGCAATATTGTATATTTCTACTGAGTTAGAAGAAGTAATGGCGATGAGCGATCGCATTGCTGTAATCTACAGAGGTGAGTTTGTGGCTATTTTGGATGCACAGACCGCAACCCTTGAAGAAATTGGTTTATTGATGGCTGAAGGCACACCCAGAGGATAA